The DNA sequence CGGAGGTGCCAGCAGGGGCTGGTGAGAGAGAAAAGAAGGGCTGCTTGCGTGTGATTTTGCCGATTCGGTAGAAAAAGTCAGGAAATAATCAAAAAAACACTGGCTTTAAGTGAATGAATCCTTCAATCGGTAAATTCAAGCACCGCTCTGATTCTAAACCACTCACATTCAGCCGCTGCAAACACGTCTTAAGGCTAACCCCGAGCTTTAGACGAACAGATTAATAAAAAGCCGGAAACTATGAATGATTAGTTTTCGGCTTTTCACCATTTTAGGATAATATTTTTGAAATCTTCTTCATCGCTTCGTCCGGGCAGAAACCGGAGAAATGCTGCAATAGTTTTTCTCTGGCTTCCTCTCTGCTGATAGAGAGGCGATCAATCCCGTTTTTCTCCAGCCAGCTTTTTAGGAGGTGCTGTTCCATCCGTTCGTTTCCCCTGCTTCATTTTGTTTTTCCTTTATTCCGGAAATGACAATATCCATGCTTCCCTGCAGTTCCTGCAATCCTTGGTCGAAAGCCTTTTTGTGCTCTTTGCCAAGCATGTTCGCCTCTTTCCGCAAAAGGCGTGTATCAATTCCTTCCTGTGAGCGGATAAGGCTGTACAGAGTCAGCGCTTCTTTTGAAAGCTCCCCCTTATGGTATCTTTCTTCAGGCCCATCGTTTTTTCCCAGAACAGCGAGAAAAAGAGGTACCCAGTCTTTTGAAATGAAAACTGCCTTTTTACTGATGAACTTTCCGTAAGCGGCAATCCCTTCCCCCGCAAACCGGGTCCGCCATGTCCAAGGGTCTGAATCTCCCCCTGCATGCCAGCTTACAGGATCCGTAATGGTATTGAGCGCCGGGTATCCCGGAATGAGGGGAGCCAGCGGCAGCAGGCCTATCTCCTTGATGATGACTGCTGCTTCATTAAATTCCACTGCTTTGTAATCTTTCATGATTCAGCTTCCTCCTTTGGATAATATCTTTCTATGTATCTGCCTTTTTTCAATATTTCATCAGGCGAAGCGGCTGTCCACTCTTCGACGGTGCTGCCTGTTTCTTCAATGTAGGCTTTCACGATTTTGTATCCTTCGCTGTAGCCGTAATGGAGGGGAAGGGGGCCACCGCCATTAAGCACTTCAAGTGATCGGCTAAAGTCAGCCTTATGGAGGTCGTCTCTCACCTTATTCCAGAAAACTGGAGCTGCCTTTGTATCGAGGGGGAGGCTGGTCATTCCCGGATATACTGTTTCTTCAAACATGACGGCTTTTCCCTCAAAAACAAGGTTGTCCAAAACTGTATTCTGATGAGAACTCTCAAAATGCTGCTCTGTCCATGTGCTGTGATGGTATTCATGGGATATTGAACTTTTGATCATGCGATCAGAAGAATTATAATCACTATAATAAAAAATAATCCTGCCGGCACCGGTGGCCACCATGGTTTTAACCATTGTGTTGTCTGTCGGAAAAATGCACACATTGATGTCTTTAGTGGATGGGAGAATTTCAGAAGATTTTTCGAGCGCTTCTTTAATAATGGAGTCCAAATGCTCTTTGTCCATTGATTCAATTACTTTATTAAGGGTACCTGGAAATTTGTTCACCTGATAATCCTGGATTTCCTCTGCCATATGAGGGTAATCAAGGTCTGTAAAACATTCCTTTTCAATAGGCTTAAGAATTTTTTCTTCATAAAGTGCCTGCCGTTCCTGGCGTGGTGTCTGTTCAAGATTATCCAGATAATCTTCATAGAGGTACTGTGCATGGACAATGTTGAAATTCTGGTTTCCGCCATCATTTTTGAAGGATGAGACGACCGGCTTAGTTGCTTCATCGGCCTCTTTTTCACATCCGGCAAGAACTGCAGAAATGAGTATGAGAGTAACCAGCGTAAGGAGGGGCTGTTTCATCACGGTGCCTGCCTTTCTGTTAAATTAGGATATAAATATTATAGTTTAAATTTGGAAAAAATTACATGGTGTATCCCATATCTCCTTTCACCTTGAAAACGTTAAGCATATGTCCAGGAAAATGATTGGAGGCCGACTATGAAAAAACTGCTCATTTTAGGAGCCAGCGGGCTTATAGGAAAAGCTTTGGCAGAACAGGTAAGGGAGGATTTTAAGATTTATGCTACTTATCATTCTGCGGTGAATAGAACTGTGTCCGAGAGGGACATTCAGCTTGATGTCGGTGACCCTGGTGCTGCAGGGAGCCTGATTTCATCCATCAGGCCGGATATCACGGTTTCCTGCTTAAGGGGGGACTTTTCCGCTCAGCTTAAGTTCCATCAGGAGCTTGCGGAAGCAATGAAGGATGGAAACTCCATGCTTTATTATTTTTCAACAGCCAATGTTTTTGATGGGGATTTTTCAAAGCACCATAACGAGAATGATATGCCTCAATCACAGACCGATTATGGCCGTTTTAAGATCCGATGTGAAAGCATGCTGCAGGGGGTTCTGGGGGAGAGGGCAGCGATCATCCGGATTCCTGCAATATGGGGGAAGAAATCTCAAAGGTTAAGCCATCTTAAAGATGCGCTTCAGAAGAAGGAAGGGATGGAGGCTTACACTAATCTGGCATGCAATCATTTAACGGATGTGCAGCTGGCGAGGGCGGTGAGTTATATGATGGAGAACAGGCTGAAGGGAATCTTCCATTTAGGAACAAAAGATATGCTTTCGCAGTTTGCATTTGCCGCCAGGCTGGCAGAGCGTCTGCCAGGAAATCAGGAGAGTATCCGGCCTGTCATTTTCGAGGACGAACATAACAGCTATCATTTTGGCCTTGAGTCCATCAGGCAGGATATTCCTCCGCATCTGGTATTCTCTCATGACGATATGATCGAAGAATTATTGAAGTAAACAAAAAAGGGCCGAGGCCCTTTTTGTAGTTTATGCCGCGCGGAAATCCTTGCTGTTCACCCGCAGCTGGCGGTATTTGAATATCTGGCTGATATACCAGGCGAGCACGGCGGCCGCCAGCGAGAAGCCAATGATCATGGACAGCCGGTAATCCATCCCCAATCCTTCCGGTGCGTAAAAAATATACGTGCAGACGACGCCTGTCATAAACAGGGCCGGCACCCCGCAGATCCAGTGAAAGCGGCTGTTCTTCAGAAGGTATACAGTGCCTGTCCACAGCATGACGGTAGCAACCACCTGATTGGTCCAGCCCACATATCTCCAGAGGAAAGTGTAGTCAATGGTTGCCAGGAACAGAGCCGGCACTGCAACCAGCACGGTTACCAGAAGAATCTTGATTTTGCTTTCCATATTAAAGAATTTGGCAAAGATTTCAGTCAGGATCATACGGGAAGAGCGAAGTGCCGTATCTCCCGTGGTGATAGGCAGAATGATAACGCCAAGAATGGCCAGGATTCCGCCAAGTGTCCCAAGAAGGGAGGTGGAGATTTCATTCACGACTCCGGATGGGCCTCCTGCTGCGAGTGCCTCTCCCAGGCCGGCTGTTCCATTGAAAAAGGTCATGCCGGCTGCTGCCCAGATAAGGGCGATGACGCCTTCAGTAACCATGGCGCCATAAAAGATTTTGCGGCCGTCTGATTCTTTTTTCATCGTACAGGCGACAATCGGGCTTTGCGTACAGTGGAATCCTGAAATGGCTCCGCATGAAATGGTGACCATCAATAGCGGCCAGATCGGCAGCTCCCCTGGATGAAGGTTCTCCAATGTCAGGTTGGGGATGCTTTTACCGGAAAAAAGTAATGAAATGCCGATTGCCAATGCCATGAAAAGCAGGATGCCGCCGAGCAGAGGGTAAATCTTCCCGATAACGCGGTTGATCGGCAGGATGGTTGCCAGCAGGAAATAGGCAAAAATAATCAGCAGCGAGACCGTAAAACTGAGAGGTGTCAGCTGGGCGATCAGCTGGGCGGGGCCGGCGGTGAACGCGGCTGCCACCAGCACCATCAATACAAGCGAAACGACGCTGATAATGGTTTTAACGGTTTGTCCGAGATAACGGCCGACAAGGGAAGGGTATTGTTCTCCCTGATGGCGGAGGGACATCATGCCTGAAAAATAGTCATGGACGCCTCCTGCAAAAATTGTTCCTGCCACTATCCAAATAAAGGCTGCAGGACCGTATAAGGCTCCGGCCACCGCTCCGTAGATCGGCCCGAGGCCAGCTATATTTAAGAGCTGAATCAGGTTTCCCTTCCACCAGCTCATCGGTACATAATCGAGATTGTCCCTTTTCGTATATGCAGGTGTCGGAGTGCTGTCATTAATGATGAATACGCGTTCCACAAATTTAGAATAAAAAACGTAGCCGAGTACAAGCAGGACTAGTGCTCCAAAAAAAGTAGCCATTATTGTTCTCCTCCTGTTGATTGCTTTTGGAATATGAAACATTTTAACACTTTTATGCATAAAAACAACAGATTTTTCAGAAAAAATATAAAATTTGGTTTATTGGCTCTGGACACCATTCTTGCACCAGAGCCTATTTAATCATAAAGAAAGCCCTTACTGCCCAGCGGACTTTTTTCCTGAATTCCAATAAGCTATGGGCTGTTGCTTCTAGAGGAAATGGGGAAGATGCATGTATGATATTCCGATAGTGCGGGACACTAACGGCTATTAAGACACATGACGGCAGGAGCATTAAATATGAGCCACACAGCTGCCCATTACGCCATTTTATGGACCGTTCTGATTGCTACCGGTGCAGGCAGTCTATATTTGATAAGGTATAACACTCTCCGCTATGGGATTATGTTCATATTGAGCAGCATCACTGCCGCACTATTCTGCGTAATGTTTTTCAGGATGGGCTTTTACCGCTATGCTCTGCCAATGAAAGAGGTTCTGCCGGCAGCAGCCGTCAGCTTCAGTTTCCTGGCAATATTATTGATTAGGTACAGACCTGAAAAAAACACTTTTCCTTTCTTTTTTATCAGTATCACAGCCGTGTTTTCCATTGAAGTCCTTTTAAAGGATTATGCGGGCTTTATAAGGTTTCACAATGGCTGGGATTATTGGGACTCTTATTCCCTTTATTGGCTTTTCCTCCGCCTGATGGGGTTTGTGGGCGAGTTTTTTATCCCAAGAGCCTACCGGACCCCAATCAGAACAAATACAAAGGGTTATTGGCTTCTTTTTATTGCCATGTTGATTTATGCCTGCTTTGGTGTGTATATACTAAATAAAGGATGGGCGGAAATATTGTAGTTGTGCAAAAGCTGCTGCCAGGCAGCTTTTTCCAATTAATTAAGGTAAATATATCCACTTTAGAGAAAAGGATGTAAAATGGGGGGGACGAAGTAATCGGGAGGAGCTGTAATGAAAGCTGTTTTCTTTGATCTGGATGGGACCCTGCTGGACCGTGATGCTTCTATAAAAGAATTCTCAATTCAGCAGTATCAGAGATATTACGATAAACTCAGCCACATCCCTCAAGCTGTGTTCACGAATAGATTCAAAGAACTGGATGCCCGGGGATATGTCTGGAAAGATAAAGTCTATCAGCAGATGGAAGCGGAATTCACTTTCCAAGGGATTGCGGCTGAAGATCTTTTAATGGATTATCTTAATCATTTCCACCAAAGCTGTGTTCCGTTTCCCCATCTAATTGAAACATTGTCTGATTTGAGAGACAGGCAGATAAAGATGGGGATTATCTCGAATGGCAGATGGGGTTTTCAAATGGCGAGTATCCAGGCTCTTCAGGTTGAGGAATATTTCGGAGTGATCCTGATTTCGGAGCAGGAGGGCATCAGCAAGCCGGATCCGCAAATCTTTCACAGAGCTATGGACAGGCTCTGCGTTTCTCCATATGAGAGTGTGTTTGTCGGAGACCATCCGGTTAACGATATAGAAGGCTCAAAGAGGTGCGGAATGGAAGCTGTATGGAAGAGGGATCCAAACTGGAATAATACGGCTGTGAAGTGGAAGATTGATGATTTAAAAGAACTTCCGTTGTTGATAGATAGAATGAGAAGGCTGGCGTCTATCTGCACGATTCGGACGGAGCGTGCGGATATCTCTGGCATCTCTTCAGCTGGAAGAAAGCGGAGTGTCTCGAAGGGGACAGTGCGGATGCGGCATTCAGCTGGGCAGAAAAAGCAGGCTGCTATCTTTTTTACCAACATTGCGACAAGGCTCTGATTCTCGATGATGCCTTTGCCCTTCAAACCTGCGATCTGCTGGGAGAGGAAGATGTGTATATAACAGACAGGCAGTTTCGCTGGACCTATGTCAGAACACATGAGACAGGTTTGTGCGGGCCGTATTTCCATCATCTTGACAAATCTCCGGCTGCTATTAAATTCAAGTAGGCTCGGCCAGCATAAGAAAGTCCCGGGAAATGGCCCCGGGACTCTTTATTTTAATTAATATGCATCTGTTCTATGCTTTTCACCGAAAACATGGCTGTCCAGGTATTTATGGAAGAACCATTCTCCTGCTGCAATGACGATGGCGCTGATGATAGAAGCGATGATGATGTCACTGTCATTGGCAACAAGGTTATTGCCCATGAACCAGATAACCAGGAATGCGAGCACCGCATCTGAAATAGTCGCAATCAAATTTCTTTTTCCCTGGTCTGAACGGTCTCCTGTTGTACGGAAGATTAACAGGTCGCCGGCAATATAAGCCAGAATGGTCAGAACCACACTAATGAGCAGGGAATCGGTCAGACTTACATCAAAAAAGCCGGTTAAGATAATGCCCAATACAACAGCAATCATCACAAATTTAATGAGAAGTGCCTTAACATGTTCCATTGTTCATCCTCCTTCTGTGGTGTTGGTATATCCATTACTTAGCCTGGCCAGCCCGGGCATAAACCCAAATATTTTCCTGCAGGAAAGGGAATTAATACCAAAAATAATCATGCTTAAAAGGGTGGCAAGCGGGTAATGATTGGTAAAATCCTGAAAAAATTGCTTCATACTGATTCAATAAAATAGCAGTAATCCAGGGAAATATATGGCCAACATCCAACATGAAATGGAGCTGAGCAGCATGGACGGTAAAGGGACCGACCAGATCATCAAACTTCTGGAAGATGAGAAAAAGCTCTATGAAGATAAACAGATCAAGCTGGCTATCGAAAAGGGGAGCAAAGAGAAGGAAGCTTATGTAAAGGGAATTTCAGAAGGATTATCGATTGCTGCAGCCATCATTTCCGGTGCTGGTGAGAAGTAATCGACCCGGGGGAAGTAAAGGACAGCGGACATTGGTGAGGAAAGGCAAGGGCTGAAATGGACAATTCTTTCATTGGCATTATACTATCTGCAATGGCAACAGGATTGGGCGCTGTTCCAATCCTGTTTTTGGATAAAATTAACGGGAAAATGAAGTGCATCCTGCTGGGATTTGCTTCAGGGGTCATGATGGCAGCGACAGCTTTCAGCCTTATCCCTGAGGCACTTAAGGCCTCTAATTTACTGGTGCTCTCAATAGGGATGCTTGCCGGTACAATTATACTGAACTATGTGAATTCAAAGGTTTCGGAGCTGGATGCCGGCGACATACGCTTTAATCCAGGCATCGACAGAAAAACGCTTTTCATCGTCATTGCAATCATGCTTCATAATTTGCCGGAAGGCCTTTCGGTGGGGGTGAGCTACGGATCGGGCGAAGATAATCTCGGAACGATCATTGCTTTGGCTATCGGTCTGCAGAATGCCCCCGAGGGGTTCCTGGTCGCCATTTATTTACTCTCAGAAAATATCTCAAGAATTAAATCCCTCCTGATTGCCGCTCTTACGGGAGCGGTCGAAATCGTTACAGGGACGATCGGCTACTTTCTGGCATCAAAGGTGGATGGCCTTGTTCCATATGGCCTGAGCTTTGCGGCCGGAGCTATGCTTTTTGTGATCTTTAAAGAGCTGATCCCTGACAGCAATGAAAGGAAGGAAGAGAAAATTCCAACTTATGCTTTTGTGCTCGGGCTCCTTGCTATGCTGTTCCTTGTCCAGGAGTTTGGATAAGGAAAGGAAAAGGCAATGGCCGCAGGTTCGGAGAAGAATCCGGAACCTGCGGCCATTGTTCTGAGAAAAAGCCGGCAGCATTTACTCGACACTGTTTGCCAGCCGTTCATGCCATTTTAAAGTCTGTTCTTCGTTCTCCCCATTGATGAAGATATGCTTTCTTCCCATTTCAATATAAATATAGGGGGCTTCTTTGTGGATAAAGAGAAGGCTGCTTCCATAACCTTCTACCGTAAACCGGCCTTTTGCAAGGGTTGACAGGCCAAAGCCGTTTTCCTTCCAGGTAACCTCCGGCATTTCCTCAAGCAGTTCTAGTTTCGTAATACTCTCAATTGGCCATTCATCCCCATACATGCCTGTTATTTCAAACGTATCTTCTGTGATTGCGAGATCCGGCTTTTGATAGCCGAGATAGGTAAGGGCGCTGATGAATCCAATCACGACGAAGGAGAGGATGCTGGTGAACCAATACATTCTTTTTCTTTTGCGGGGAATTTCGAACTTGGACAAATAGATGCTGCCGCCGAGGAGGAAAAGAAGCATAAAGCCAATTTGGACTTCCATTGCATATGTGAAGCCCGTAAAGGCAAGTGGAAGAAGGATGAGCATCCCGATTGCCGTCGCCAGCAGGAGGCCGCCCGTTTTCTGGGGCATTTTATTCTGAATGAGTTCCTCCTGCTCTGCTGCGGGACGTCCGGCAAAACCAGAAATGAGCCAGTAGTTCTTTTTATAGCGGATGGCCCATCCGAGAATAGAAAAAAGCACAATAACAAATACCTGTATACCTGCGAGGAACCACATAAAAACCACTCCTTTTTTGTTCGCTGTCTACTCTACGGATGGAGAGGGGCTTTGGATTCAGCTTTATGCGGTTCCTGAAAATAATAACCCTGAAAGATTTATTTGCTGCTTTATGCCATCCCGTGCTTTTTGCCTCCAACAGATACAGGGGTTTTGTAGCCTTCTGCGTGCACATCTTCAATACTGGCATGTTCACTGTTATCAGCCAGACCGAACCTGCCGTTCTCTCCTTCTGCCCGTACCTCCGAAACGCTGACATGCCGGATGCCTTCGCCAATCTGGATTCCCTGCTTTGCAGACCCTTGGATGGAGGCTTTGCTGATCTCTACATGATCAGCCCGCTGAGCTCCGCCGAACACTTTAATATCCACTCCTGCTTGTTTAAAGCCCTGAATGGCCAGGCGGTTCAGAACGACATTCCTCGCTCGGTATTGGATGGCAATGATGGGATTGCCGGCATAGTCATATTCAGGGTCGCCTATCAGTGTGAATTGGTTGATCACAACATTTTTATAAGCTGATACGACCAATCCCCTGGGTGCAGAGCCCGCATAAAGGTCTGTATGCACCGGGTGGATGCTCACTATCTTTGTTGCCCTGATATTGCGGGCGGTCTGCGATTCAGGATCGCCGGCTTTATGATGGCCGATGTGGCGGAAGTTAAAGGAGCGGTTATCATTAACGGAAAGGTGGCCGATGATCTGGACATCAGAGGCTGCTGAAGAATTATGATGTGCCTTGATTTCAACCCCGCCGAAGCAGCGTGCGGATGAGTTATTGACGAGCCAGACATTTCTTGAGCCATCATCCACTTCAATGCCGTTTGAATTGGAGAAGCCTTTTTTGTGGGTACGGCCGCTTGGATCGCACATATGGCAGTTGGAGATCAGTATATTGTCGCTGTGATGGGTGGTGATCCCGTCATCTCCAAATCCATAGCCGTTCAGCTTGTCCAGCCAGACATAGCGGCTGCCTCCGCGTGCGCGGTATCCATCTCCTGAGTAGTTATAGAGTGTGGACGAAATATCAAAACAGTGAAGGCCGGGATTGATGGCTTCCACATTTTTTACCCATCCATACATCACGTTTGCATACGTAAGGCAGCTGGAGTGGTTTCCCCAGGTGCTGGTTTTAGCTGCATTGCCGAGCCTTTCGACGTTCCAGTCCAGGCTCAGGTTCCGGACAAGGATATGATGGTTCCCTTTCCAGTGATTTGAATTGGTCACCAGCCTTGCCGCCTTAGGAGACTGGTCAAGAAGTTTTATGACTGTCAGGCCTTTTCCTTCCCCCTGCAAGAGAGTCCATGAAGGGAGCTGAATGCCAGACACCAGATAGGTGCCGGCCGGAATGCTGACTTTTGCCTTGCCTCTGCCGATGGCCCGCCTGAAGGCTTCTGTATCATCGGTTATCCCATCTCCAGCTGCTCCGCATTCTTTAACACAAACCTCTTTTTCTAAGGCATGGAATAGCCTGGTATATTCCTGGTCAAGCTTTTTTTTCCAGAGAGGGAAGGCAATGCCGGATTCATCAACTATTGTACTATCGGTCTCTTCATTATTCCGGTCTGCGGTCAGGATCAGGTTTTCTGCTGCTTTAATCAATTTCTTGAAAAACCCTTTGCCGTAATCAGGCGTTTTTCCGCTGTGGCCCGGGCCGGAAGGGGTTCTTCTCTCGTTAAACAGCCTGTCTGTCTCCTCGGCAAGCGTTTTTGTATCAAGCCCCGGGCTAAACTTATCTATCAGCTCTTTATTGCGGCACGGATCATGCTGCTTATCCAAAAATAGCATTTACGGATCACCTCTATTTCTTTGAGCCTGCTGGGCTATTGTATTATTCCCGTCCGGACAGGCTGCTAACCTTATTGCATCCAGAGGAGGGGAGAGAGCGGCAAATAGGAAATTAATAGACAGAAAATTGCAACTGGGTTAG is a window from the Bacillus infantis NRRL B-14911 genome containing:
- a CDS encoding DUF2268 domain-containing protein — encoded protein: MKQPLLTLVTLILISAVLAGCEKEADEATKPVVSSFKNDGGNQNFNIVHAQYLYEDYLDNLEQTPRQERQALYEEKILKPIEKECFTDLDYPHMAEEIQDYQVNKFPGTLNKVIESMDKEHLDSIIKEALEKSSEILPSTKDINVCIFPTDNTMVKTMVATGAGRIIFYYSDYNSSDRMIKSSISHEYHHSTWTEQHFESSHQNTVLDNLVFEGKAVMFEETVYPGMTSLPLDTKAAPVFWNKVRDDLHKADFSRSLEVLNGGGPLPLHYGYSEGYKIVKAYIEETGSTVEEWTAASPDEILKKGRYIERYYPKEEAES
- a CDS encoding sugar nucleotide-binding protein, translated to MKKLLILGASGLIGKALAEQVREDFKIYATYHSAVNRTVSERDIQLDVGDPGAAGSLISSIRPDITVSCLRGDFSAQLKFHQELAEAMKDGNSMLYYFSTANVFDGDFSKHHNENDMPQSQTDYGRFKIRCESMLQGVLGERAAIIRIPAIWGKKSQRLSHLKDALQKKEGMEAYTNLACNHLTDVQLARAVSYMMENRLKGIFHLGTKDMLSQFAFAARLAERLPGNQESIRPVIFEDEHNSYHFGLESIRQDIPPHLVFSHDDMIEELLK
- a CDS encoding carbon starvation CstA family protein, translating into MATFFGALVLLVLGYVFYSKFVERVFIINDSTPTPAYTKRDNLDYVPMSWWKGNLIQLLNIAGLGPIYGAVAGALYGPAAFIWIVAGTIFAGGVHDYFSGMMSLRHQGEQYPSLVGRYLGQTVKTIISVVSLVLMVLVAAAFTAGPAQLIAQLTPLSFTVSLLIIFAYFLLATILPINRVIGKIYPLLGGILLFMALAIGISLLFSGKSIPNLTLENLHPGELPIWPLLMVTISCGAISGFHCTQSPIVACTMKKESDGRKIFYGAMVTEGVIALIWAAAGMTFFNGTAGLGEALAAGGPSGVVNEISTSLLGTLGGILAILGVIILPITTGDTALRSSRMILTEIFAKFFNMESKIKILLVTVLVAVPALFLATIDYTFLWRYVGWTNQVVATVMLWTGTVYLLKNSRFHWICGVPALFMTGVVCTYIFYAPEGLGMDYRLSMIIGFSLAAAVLAWYISQIFKYRQLRVNSKDFRAA
- a CDS encoding CBO0543 family protein → MSHTAAHYAILWTVLIATGAGSLYLIRYNTLRYGIMFILSSITAALFCVMFFRMGFYRYALPMKEVLPAAAVSFSFLAILLIRYRPEKNTFPFFFISITAVFSIEVLLKDYAGFIRFHNGWDYWDSYSLYWLFLRLMGFVGEFFIPRAYRTPIRTNTKGYWLLFIAMLIYACFGVYILNKGWAEIL
- a CDS encoding DUF4275 family protein; its protein translation is MHDSDGACGYLWHLFSWKKAECLEGDSADAAFSWAEKAGCYLFYQHCDKALILDDAFALQTCDLLGEEDVYITDRQFRWTYVRTHETGLCGPYFHHLDKSPAAIKFK
- a CDS encoding DUF2512 family protein; translated protein: MEHVKALLIKFVMIAVVLGIILTGFFDVSLTDSLLISVVLTILAYIAGDLLIFRTTGDRSDQGKRNLIATISDAVLAFLVIWFMGNNLVANDSDIIIASIISAIVIAAGEWFFHKYLDSHVFGEKHRTDAY
- a CDS encoding ZIP family metal transporter, whose product is MDNSFIGIILSAMATGLGAVPILFLDKINGKMKCILLGFASGVMMAATAFSLIPEALKASNLLVLSIGMLAGTIILNYVNSKVSELDAGDIRFNPGIDRKTLFIVIAIMLHNLPEGLSVGVSYGSGEDNLGTIIALAIGLQNAPEGFLVAIYLLSENISRIKSLLIAALTGAVEIVTGTIGYFLASKVDGLVPYGLSFAAGAMLFVIFKELIPDSNERKEEKIPTYAFVLGLLAMLFLVQEFG
- a CDS encoding DUF3784 domain-containing protein; the protein is MWFLAGIQVFVIVLFSILGWAIRYKKNYWLISGFAGRPAAEQEELIQNKMPQKTGGLLLATAIGMLILLPLAFTGFTYAMEVQIGFMLLFLLGGSIYLSKFEIPRKRKRMYWFTSILSFVVIGFISALTYLGYQKPDLAITEDTFEITGMYGDEWPIESITKLELLEEMPEVTWKENGFGLSTLAKGRFTVEGYGSSLLFIHKEAPYIYIEMGRKHIFINGENEEQTLKWHERLANSVE
- a CDS encoding glycosyl hydrolase family 28-related protein, whose amino-acid sequence is MLFLDKQHDPCRNKELIDKFSPGLDTKTLAEETDRLFNERRTPSGPGHSGKTPDYGKGFFKKLIKAAENLILTADRNNEETDSTIVDESGIAFPLWKKKLDQEYTRLFHALEKEVCVKECGAAGDGITDDTEAFRRAIGRGKAKVSIPAGTYLVSGIQLPSWTLLQGEGKGLTVIKLLDQSPKAARLVTNSNHWKGNHHILVRNLSLDWNVERLGNAAKTSTWGNHSSCLTYANVMYGWVKNVEAINPGLHCFDISSTLYNYSGDGYRARGGSRYVWLDKLNGYGFGDDGITTHHSDNILISNCHMCDPSGRTHKKGFSNSNGIEVDDGSRNVWLVNNSSARCFGGVEIKAHHNSSAASDVQIIGHLSVNDNRSFNFRHIGHHKAGDPESQTARNIRATKIVSIHPVHTDLYAGSAPRGLVVSAYKNVVINQFTLIGDPEYDYAGNPIIAIQYRARNVVLNRLAIQGFKQAGVDIKVFGGAQRADHVEISKASIQGSAKQGIQIGEGIRHVSVSEVRAEGENGRFGLADNSEHASIEDVHAEGYKTPVSVGGKKHGMA